Proteins encoded by one window of Azospirillum brasilense:
- a CDS encoding XdhC family protein, whose amino-acid sequence MKRDITERLLAARKAGRPVALVTDLGTGLQTLVYEDAIHGGFGLEDDLLEEVRERLRQDRSGLVSDPEDEEDGVQLFVQTHNPPLRLLVVGAVHIAQALAPLATLTGYAVTVIDPRGSFATESRFPGVALHDSWPDEALADLKIDNRTAVVTLTHDPKLDDPALLVALRSPAFYVGSLGSRRTHAKRLERLTEQGVTDAELARIHAPVGLDIGAVTPAEIALSVMAQITAVRRKAGAA is encoded by the coding sequence ATGAAGCGCGACATCACCGAACGGCTGCTGGCCGCCCGCAAGGCCGGGCGTCCCGTGGCCCTGGTCACCGACCTCGGCACCGGCCTGCAGACTCTCGTCTATGAGGACGCCATCCACGGCGGCTTCGGGCTGGAGGACGACCTTCTGGAGGAGGTGCGGGAGCGGCTGCGCCAGGATCGTTCCGGCCTCGTCAGCGATCCGGAGGATGAGGAGGACGGCGTCCAGCTGTTCGTTCAGACCCACAACCCACCGCTGCGGCTGCTGGTGGTCGGCGCCGTACACATCGCCCAGGCGCTGGCACCACTCGCCACGCTGACCGGCTATGCCGTCACGGTGATCGACCCGCGCGGCTCCTTTGCCACCGAATCGCGCTTCCCCGGCGTTGCCCTGCACGATTCCTGGCCGGACGAAGCCCTGGCGGATTTGAAGATCGACAACCGCACCGCCGTGGTGACCCTGACCCACGACCCCAAGCTGGACGACCCGGCCCTGCTGGTGGCGCTGCGCTCCCCGGCCTTCTACGTCGGCTCGCTCGGCAGCCGGCGCACCCACGCCAAGCGGCTGGAGCGGCTGACGGAGCAGGGCGTGACCGACGCGGAGCTGGCGCGCATCCACGCCCCGGTCGGGCTGGACATCGGCGCCGTGACCCCGGCGGAGATCGCCCTGTCGGTCATGGCCCAGATCACCGCCGTGCGGCGCAAGGCCGGCGCGGCCTGA
- a CDS encoding XdhC family protein, with product MKDDILEQAAGWRAEGRKVALATVVATWGSSPRPVGSQMAVDDAGSMIGSVSGGCIEGAVVHEARKTMEDGEPRMISFGVSNEMAWEVGLACGGRVQVYVEAVE from the coding sequence ATGAAGGACGATATTCTGGAGCAGGCCGCGGGCTGGCGCGCGGAGGGCCGCAAGGTCGCCCTGGCGACGGTGGTCGCCACCTGGGGGTCCTCCCCCCGCCCGGTGGGCAGCCAGATGGCGGTGGACGACGCCGGCTCGATGATCGGCTCCGTCTCCGGCGGCTGCATCGAGGGGGCCGTGGTGCACGAGGCGCGCAAGACCATGGAGGATGGCGAGCCCCGGATGATCTCGTTCGGGGTCAGCAACGAAATGGCTTGGGAGGTCGGGCTGGCCTGCGGCGGCCGGGTGCAGGTCTATGTCGAGGCCGTGGAATGA